In the genome of Sinorhizobium chiapasense, the window GGGGATCGAGGTTGTCGTCGCGGCCGGCGAGGGCTGCTGTGGCGCGCTGGTTCATCACATGGGGCGCGAGGAACAGGCGCTCGAGGCTGCGCGCCGCAACGTCGATATCTGGCTAAAGGCAGCCGAAGAAGACGGTCTCGACGCGATCGTCGTGACCGCCTCGGGCTGCGGCACCACGATCAAGGATTATGGCCATATGTTGCGGCTGGATCCGGGATATGCGGAAAAGGCCGCGAAAGTGTCCGCATTGGCAAAGGACATCACCGAATACCTGGCTGGGCTCGAACTCCCGCAACGGGAGGCGCGGGGGATGACCGTTGCCTATCATTCCGCCTGCTCGATGCAGCACGGCCAGAAGATTACGACGGTGCCCAAGGAGCTCTTGAAGCGAGCGGGTTTCACTGTTCGCGAGCCGGCGGAGGGCCACCTCTGCTGCGGATCGGCGGGCACTTACAACATCCTGCAGTCGGAGATATCGGAGAAACTCAAGGCGCGTAAAGTCCGGAACATCGAGGCGACCAAGCCGGACGTGATTGCGAGCGGCAACATCGGTTGCATCACCCAGATCGCGACCGGGACGGCGCTTCCGATCGTGCATACCGTCGAACTGCTGGACTGGGCCTATGGTGGCCCCAAGCCCGCAGGTCTCTCAGGTCTCTGAAGTCGAAACACAAATGCCGGCACCGATCGGTGCCGGCATTTGTCAGTTGCTGCCTTGATAACTCAGCCGCCGAAGATCTGGCGGA includes:
- the glcF gene encoding glycolate oxidase subunit GlcF, which produces MQTNFSPAQLADPHVAESEKILRKCVHCGFCTATCPTYVVLGDELDSPRGRIYLIKDMLENGRAADRETVTHIDRCLSCLSCLTTCPSGVDYMHLVDHARIHIEKTYKRPFKDRFARAVLAGVLPYPKRFRLALRAARISRPLAGLVKRTPWLKTFGVMLDLAPHAVPPASAGTRPATYATKGERRGRVAMLTGCAQPVLKPEINEAAIRLLTGQGIEVVVAAGEGCCGALVHHMGREEQALEAARRNVDIWLKAAEEDGLDAIVVTASGCGTTIKDYGHMLRLDPGYAEKAAKVSALAKDITEYLAGLELPQREARGMTVAYHSACSMQHGQKITTVPKELLKRAGFTVREPAEGHLCCGSAGTYNILQSEISEKLKARKVRNIEATKPDVIASGNIGCITQIATGTALPIVHTVELLDWAYGGPKPAGLSGL